A genomic stretch from Mya arenaria isolate MELC-2E11 chromosome 10, ASM2691426v1 includes:
- the LOC128205066 gene encoding receptor-type tyrosine-protein phosphatase mu-like isoform X1, with protein sequence MMIGAIGFGIILELFISDITAQDDCSDCSCCSNGDCDSSRTCTSGCKNGYWHDRCDKKCTNNCARCSQYNGDYCYDCQQGYYVRYNNLCGKCRYSGCTCTYYSGCDECLEGYYDPSRRCIECPNNCNKCTSSSSCSSCNQGFYGSYCQYLCSSGCVDGICERATGTCICKTGWTDSKCNKCLPNYYGDQCSHRCRAECSECDDFNSCQSCVKGNYGSYCQNTCGKGCVNNECYKSNGQCQCQSNLFVGYQCDTCVPGKYGQNCNIECPGSCYSCTEATVCTSCKTGFFGKICEHNCSESCTSCSQLGQCVSCSTGYSHPRRQCICQDKMCSTPDNCDNCISNEYYPDNGSCCPCSLLQHCKSCNVTSNITKCTACDEGFYPNESGECVNCSITCIDGQCDSLTGECKTGCESDYWGQFCEHKCNESCYTCNRSNGECLACASKMKYGPNCNINCSETCVDKECYISGKCINGCLKNNFGEMCENECDKNCISKGFGTRCSSESGECLHGCTPGYTAVVCPQMPQGETQTFGGSPAAAIGGGVAGGVILIIAIIGVIAFFLLKIRRAGNSNKASTTLKTAQNDKQVDSSAVYATVNKNIVQPDAIYANTVDDTPQIILISNPSYQTPPEKNTSSEMTCKEDNLEIDDEDAITREIAIRFEENGGVYYNNSNEVNKTKVKVDELSAYFKAKIKSSYEEEFEKFPYGLTKPYEDSQKASNMSRNRYKGIYPYDDARVKVLYNGSDYINASFIDGFKRRNEYVATLGPMSKQLGDFGLFWEMIWQQKVEKVVMVTNLIEENKGKCDQYWPDVGSSARYGNVNVTCLSEDEYAEITRRTFQISQSSTERKLHQFHFTCWPDRSVPEDVTSLVEFRKMVLNTSTKLNGPTVVHCSAGVGRTGTYIAFDILTKEGEAEGSIDIPGCVLNMRQNRPNMIQTLEQYQFLHRALVHSLTLNCNPVKGESYQPFLDSLNDGDWAKLFQQTQFTAEEYSEKESQAIARNKTLKGENGPNADIPGDGNRPRLNKGIKEGRSDYINAVFIDGHRKKNRYLVAQTPLPETVDDFLTLIYQESCSCIVSFETDNGNNKSVGSYFPADNQVLKTGAFSVKSLRQDGKDYYTKRTLMLEPTGQNKETVIKSIPQLAFSAWDSSKNTPRSASEFMDFINYVEEASRASTSRGPILIHCIDGASKSGLFCVVSLLIQKMAVEHEVSVVNAVRKIKARRMFAIPIQVITIVILYKIYLSNLCQCQCPRYSTSIPVVLKTRTSVVLHRFTVISNSVRFPFPSKE encoded by the exons ATGATGATCGGAGCTATTGGATTCGGAATTATATTAGAACTTTTTATTTCAG atattACAGCTCAGGATGACTGTAGTGATTGCAGCTGTTGTAGCAACGGCGACTGTGATTCGTCTAGAACATGCACGTCGGGTTGCAAAAACGGGTACTGGCACGATAGATGCGACAAAAAGTGCACCAACAATTGTGCTAGATGTTCTCAGTAtaatggtgattattgttatGATTGTCAACAAGGATACTATGTTAGATATAATAACCTCTGCGGAAAATGCCGTTATTCTGGCTGTACTTGTACCTATTATTCTGGTTGCGATGAGTGTTTAGAAGGTTACTATGATCCTAGTCGTAGATGCATTGAATGTCCAAACAACTGCAATAAATGTACCAGCTCAAGCAGTTGCTCATCATGCAATCAAGGTTTTTATGGATCTTACTGCCAATACCTGTGCTCGTCCGGCTGTGTAGACGGAATATGCGAAAGAGCAACTGGAACGTGTATTTGTAAAACCGGTTGGACTGATAGTAAATGTAACAAATGTTTACCCAATTACTATGGCGATCAATGCTCGCACCGCTGCAGAGCAGAATGTTCAGAATGTGACGACTTTAACAGCTGTCAGTCATGTGTTAAGGGAAACTATGGGTCATATTGTCAGAACACTTGCGGCAAAGGATGTGTCAATAATGAGTGCTACAAATCAAATGGTCAGTGTCAATGCCAAAGCAATTTATTCGTAGGATACCAATGCGATACCTGTGTCCCAGGTAAATATGGACAAAACTGTAACATAGAATGTCCTGGCTCGTGTTATTCTTGTACTGAAGCGACAGTCTGTACCTCATGCAAAACTGGCTTCTTCGGTAAAATTTGTGAACATAACTGTTCTGAATCGTGTACGAGTTGCTCACAATTAGGACAATGTGTGTCTTGTAGCACAGGATACTCACACCCAAGAAGACAATGTATCTGTCAGGACAAAATGTGTTCTACACCTGACAATTGCGATAACTGTATAAGTAACGAATATTATCCAGACAACGGATCATGCTGTCCCTGTTCATTGTTACAGCATTGTAAGTCATGCAATGTGACTTCAAATATAACCAAGTGTACTGCATGTGATGAAGGTTTCTATCCAAACGAGAGTGGTGAATGTGTCAACTGTAGCATAACATGCATAGATGGCCAATGTGATTCGCTAACAGGAGAATGTAAGACAGGTTGCGAAAGCGATTACTGGGGTCAATTTTGCGAACACAAGTGCAATGAATCATGTTATACATGCAACCGATCTAATGGTGAGTGTTTGGCGTGTgcttcaaaaatgaaatatgggCCGAATTGTAACATTAACTGCAGTGAGACCTGCGTTGACAAAGAATGCTATATATCTGGAAAATGTATCAACGGGTGCTTAAAAAACAACTTTGGAGAAATGTGTGAAAATGAGTGCGACAAAAATTGTATCTCGAAAGGTTTTGGGACAAGATGTTCATCTGAAAGTGGAGAATGTCTTCACGGTTGCACGCCTGGCTACACAGCAGTTGTGTGTCCTCAAATGCCTCAAG GTGAAACACAGACCTTTGGTGGCTCACCAGCAGCCGCTATAGGTGGAGGTGTTGCAGGCGGTGTGATACTAATTATTGCAATCATTGGCGTTATCGCATTCTTTCTACTCAAGATAAG ACGTGCTGGAAATAGTAACAAAGCATCAACAACATTAAAGACTGCTCAAAATGACAAACAGGTTGACTCATCAGCGGTCTATGCGACTGTGAATAAAAACA TTGTTCAACCCGATGCTATTTATGCGAACACTGTTGATGATACCCCACAGATAATCTTGATTTCCAATCCAAGTTATCAAACGCCCCCAGAGAAGAACACTAGTTCAGAAATGACTTGCAAAGAAGACAATCTTGAAATTG ACGACGAGGACGCTATTACACGGGAGATTGCTATTAGATTTGAAGAAAATGGAGGAGTATATTACAACAACTCAAATGAAGTTAACAAAACCAAAGTTAAAGTTGACGAGTTATCTGCGTATttcaaagcaaaaataaaaagctCATATGAAGAAGAGTTTGAG AAATTCCCATACGGACTTACAAAACCATACGAAGATTCACAAAAGGCTAGCAATATGTCACGCAACAGATATAAAGGAATTTACCCCT ATGACGATGCACGGGTGAAGGTTTTGTACAATGGATCTGATTATATAAACGCAAGCTTTATTGAT GGTTTTAAAAGGAGAAATGAGTACGTTGCAACCTTAG GTCCGATGTCTAAACAACTTGGAGACTTTGGATTGTTTTGGGAAATGATCTGGCAGCAGAAAGTTGAAAAAGTCGTCATGGTCACCAATTTAATTGAGGAAAAT AAAGGGAAATGTGACCAATATTGGCCGGATGTTGGATCGTCTGCCCGTTACGGAAACGTTAACGTTACTTGTCTGTCTGAAGATGAGTACGCTGAAATCACAAGAAGAACTTTTCAAATATCTCAG AGTTCCACAGAGAGGAAGCTTCATCAGTTCCATTTCACGTGTTGGCCAGACAGAAGTGTCCCTGAAGATGTTACTTCTCTTGTGGAGTTCAGGAAAATGGTCCTTAACACTTCGACAAAGCTGAACGGTCCAACAGTGGTCCACTGCAG TGCTGGCGTTGGACGAACGGGCACTTATATTGCATTTGACATCCTGACGAAGGAAGGAGAAGCGGAAGGGAGCATTGACATTCCCGGATGTGTGCTCAACATGCGACAGAACAGGCCCAACATGATCCAAACACTG GAGCAGTATCAGTTTCTCCACAGAGCCCTTGTTCACTCATTAACGTTGAACTGTAACCCGGTGAAAGGGGAAAGTTATCAGCCGTTCTTGGACAGCCTCAACGACGGTGATTGGGCGAAGTTGTTTCAG CAAACCCAGTTCACAGCGGAAGAATATTCAGAGAAAGAATCTCAGGCGATCGCGAGAAACAAAACACTCAAGGGCGAAAATGGACCAAACGCCGACATTCCAG GTGACGGGAACAGACCCCGGCTGAATAAAGGCATAAAGGAGGGCAGATCGGATTACattaatgctgtttttataGAC GGTCATCGGAAGAAGAATCGCTATTTGGTTGCACAAACACCTTTGCCAGAGACAGTCGATGATTTCCTAACGCTCATTTATCAAGAGTCTTGCTCGTGTATTGTCAGCTTTGAAACGGACAATGGAAATAATAAG AGCGTGGGCTCATATTTCCCTGCTGACAATCAAGTGTTAAAGACAGGGGCGTTCAGTGTGAAAAGTTTACGGCAAGATGGGAAGGATTATTACACAAAAAGAACTCTGATGTTGGAGCCAACGGGACAAAATAAG GAGACTGTCATAAAAAGCATTCCGCAACTAGCGTTCAGTGCCTGGGACAGTTCGAAAAATACTCCAAGGTCCGCATCAGAGTTTATGGACTTCATTAACTATGTTGAGGAGGCATCAAGAGCATCTACATCTCGAGGACCAATTCTCATTCACTGCAT TGACGGAGCCAGCAAGAGTGGTTTGTTCTGTGTTGTTTCCCTGCTCATACAGAAGATGGCCGTTGAACACGAGGTCAGTGTTGTAAACGCTGTCAGAAAGATCAAGGCAAGGCGAATGTTCGCTATTCCAATCCAGGTGATAACAATCGTCATATTATATAAGATTTATCTCAGTAATTTATGTCAGTGTCAGTGTCCACGTTATTCAACTAGTATCCCTGTAGTTCTCAAAACTAGAACCTCTGTAGTTTTACATAGGTTCACTGTAATTTCAAATAGTGTCCGTTTTCCTTTTCCTTCAAAGGAGTga